In Leptospira ellinghausenii, the following proteins share a genomic window:
- a CDS encoding dolichyl-phosphate-mannose--protein mannosyltransferase, whose translation MKYLFLYLPYLFLFITLFFPTKPWFLPSDQITYLYISSFFISLQTIVLIISKKDIFKEKSFVKYLPPNWSIAGFYFLLMLWFPIRNRNWGDGLLLLETNLLETKLFGFQFTLDEILESILHSKLTSILSYFQFDEDPILSYTILSYLAGILILSGFLWLGKKKQKNLSIFVLLSSGGILLTFGYAENYTLVTVAHLVLYLFLNQYAKDPKDSDTLLYGSTIIVALSMLFHLVSGYLVICLVYLWIFHSPKEKKLKHLVICTFLGSIILFPWFVYFSIFHDPTVDRNSTHLIHPPFYPIRRWVSTTHIKEIFSVLYWNVSFSSYFLIYQWRFQKEKWNQFIQKPNHKLLLVTTFAFILHGFLHNPQLGFPADWDLMGFYWLPITVLAFLYWNFEKELPVEWVPLLLFSVTLVMVSAFELSKTNPKDELVWQITKKAITKYSIENQSFIQSLPKEEKKFFAKGDFLFFKGEYITDQLCDFKEKESLIQSMKVHRKYWREGFLNGTFQSKEKLNIFLTEATKTNVLYLKSLEANKICHPKL comes from the coding sequence ATGAAATATTTATTCCTCTACTTACCTTATTTATTCCTTTTCATCACTTTGTTTTTTCCCACCAAACCATGGTTTTTACCAAGTGATCAAATCACTTACCTATACATATCTTCATTTTTTATTTCCTTACAAACGATTGTGCTAATTATCAGCAAAAAAGACATTTTTAAGGAAAAGAGTTTTGTAAAGTACCTTCCACCAAACTGGAGTATTGCTGGTTTTTATTTTTTATTGATGTTATGGTTTCCAATTCGCAATCGGAATTGGGGGGATGGATTATTACTTCTCGAAACCAATCTTTTAGAAACAAAACTTTTTGGATTCCAATTCACCTTGGATGAAATTCTAGAAAGTATCCTACATAGCAAACTCACCAGTATACTTTCGTATTTTCAATTTGATGAAGACCCGATCCTGTCTTACACAATCCTTTCCTATCTAGCAGGGATTTTGATCCTCTCTGGATTTTTATGGTTAGGAAAAAAGAAACAGAAAAATCTTTCTATCTTTGTTTTACTTTCTTCAGGTGGAATTTTACTTACCTTCGGGTATGCTGAAAACTATACATTAGTCACAGTGGCACACTTAGTTCTTTATCTATTTTTAAATCAATATGCAAAAGATCCCAAAGATAGTGATACATTACTATATGGCAGCACGATTATTGTCGCCTTATCAATGTTATTTCATCTGGTTTCGGGATACTTGGTGATTTGCCTTGTTTATTTATGGATTTTCCATTCACCGAAAGAGAAAAAACTCAAACACCTAGTGATTTGTACCTTCCTTGGATCCATCATTCTATTCCCTTGGTTTGTCTATTTTAGTATATTCCACGATCCGACGGTTGATCGAAATAGCACACATCTCATCCATCCTCCTTTTTATCCCATCAGACGTTGGGTTTCAACTACTCATATCAAAGAGATTTTCTCTGTACTCTATTGGAATGTTTCTTTTTCTTCTTATTTTCTCATCTACCAATGGCGTTTTCAAAAAGAAAAATGGAATCAGTTTATCCAAAAACCAAACCACAAACTATTACTCGTTACGACTTTTGCCTTTATACTCCATGGATTTTTACACAACCCACAATTAGGATTCCCAGCGGATTGGGATTTAATGGGATTTTACTGGTTGCCAATTACAGTTTTGGCATTTTTATATTGGAACTTTGAAAAAGAATTACCAGTGGAATGGGTTCCTCTGCTTCTATTTAGTGTAACCTTAGTTATGGTATCTGCCTTCGAACTTTCAAAAACGAATCCAAAAGATGAATTGGTTTGGCAAATCACAAAAAAAGCGATCACAAAGTATTCGATTGAAAATCAATCATTCATCCAAAGTTTACCCAAGGAAGAAAAAAAGTTTTTTGCAAAGGGTGATTTTTTATTTTTTAAGGGAGAATACATTACCGATCAGTTATGTGATTTTAAGGAAAAAGAATCCCTCATTCAATCAATGAAAGTTCATCGAAAATATTGGAGAGAAGGTTTTTTGAATGGGACATTTCAATCGAAAGAGAAATTGAATATTTTCCTAACAGAAGCTACCAAAACAAATGTACTGTATCTCAAATCTCTAGAAGCAAATAAGATATGTCATCCGAAGCTTTAG
- a CDS encoding SpoIIE family protein phosphatase: MSEYSFKPEILIIDDDTEICETLELIVNGLGYFVRYFTNPLQGLEYFEREKNPIVFLDVNMPQTSGLEVLPKIKAIDSKTQVLMMTGEHDIQTVVSSLYHRASDFILKPFHTKSIEAAISRAFEYYNFLKDKESMDESIKRDLRLAAKIQSKTMNLPLLKRKIYSEIKPVSFVSGDFFQVIPLDENRTLILMGDIEGHGVTSGLIAILMTTIHKELARTTTIAPSQLLSRLNRELCNEIGTHSMTAISIVVDHIEKCITYARGGHPFPIVFQKDSRAPLILQDQSGQILGILKEMEFAESKIQVEVGDILFLYSDGLLASSTHPLIQTLVQLPGGENRIDAMKSEISNYIQYLETSSKASDDISYLLLEI; the protein is encoded by the coding sequence ATGTCCGAGTATTCTTTCAAACCTGAAATTCTCATCATAGATGATGATACCGAAATCTGTGAAACTTTGGAATTGATTGTCAATGGTTTAGGTTACTTTGTTCGTTACTTCACAAATCCCTTACAAGGATTGGAATACTTTGAAAGGGAAAAAAATCCAATCGTATTCTTAGATGTCAACATGCCACAAACTTCTGGTTTGGAGGTATTACCTAAAATCAAGGCAATCGATTCCAAAACCCAAGTGTTAATGATGACGGGGGAACATGACATTCAAACTGTTGTTTCCTCTTTGTATCACCGAGCATCGGATTTTATATTAAAACCATTTCATACAAAATCTATTGAAGCGGCCATTTCAAGGGCATTCGAGTATTATAATTTTTTAAAAGATAAAGAATCAATGGATGAATCGATCAAACGTGATCTCAGGCTTGCTGCCAAAATTCAGTCCAAAACAATGAATTTACCCCTTTTAAAACGTAAAATTTATTCTGAAATCAAACCTGTTAGTTTTGTATCGGGAGATTTTTTTCAAGTCATTCCACTCGATGAAAACAGAACCTTAATTCTTATGGGAGATATTGAAGGTCATGGTGTGACATCTGGACTGATTGCAATCCTTATGACTACCATTCATAAAGAACTAGCTCGAACGACAACAATTGCTCCATCACAATTATTGTCTCGTTTGAATCGAGAGTTGTGTAATGAAATCGGCACTCATAGTATGACAGCGATTAGTATCGTAGTCGATCATATTGAAAAATGTATTACTTATGCAAGAGGTGGACATCCTTTTCCCATTGTTTTCCAAAAAGACAGTCGAGCTCCCTTAATCTTACAAGACCAATCAGGACAGATACTTGGGATCTTGAAGGAAATGGAATTTGCAGAAAGTAAAATCCAGGTTGAAGTTGGAGACATTTTATTTTTGTATTCGGATGGACTCCTTGCATCGAGCACTCACCCTCTGATACAAACACTTGTGCAATTGCCAGGTGGTGAAAATCGAATTGATGCAATGAAATCAGAAATTTCGAATTACATCCAATATTTGGAAACATCTTCTAAAGCTTCGGATGACATATCTTATTTGCTTCTAGAGATTTGA
- a CDS encoding histone deacetylase family protein: MASNALALIYHSSYNLELPGHVFPAHKYSHLYNRVKRDPVFASWDILLPKKADDADLELVHTKEYLDDLFSYEHTTRTMNSELPLNRSIVESFMYGVGGTMYASVLSDKHQFAFNMGGGYHHSFPDRAEGFCYLNDVAIAIRKQKESKPNLNALIIDLDLHQGNGNSYIFQYDDKVFTFSMHQGNLYPKKEISNLDVNLEANIKDDEYLSILNTSLNQIRKDFDANIIYYVAGADPYEDDSLGELKVSMKGLKERDVMVKKFAESLNIPCVVTLAGGYARDFRDTVEIHFNTIAAFGEK, encoded by the coding sequence ATGGCATCAAATGCACTTGCTCTCATTTACCATTCTTCGTACAACCTCGAATTACCTGGTCATGTTTTCCCTGCACATAAATACTCACATCTTTATAACCGCGTCAAAAGGGATCCTGTTTTTGCATCATGGGATATCCTCTTACCAAAAAAAGCAGATGATGCTGATTTAGAGTTAGTTCACACCAAAGAATACCTCGACGATCTTTTCAGTTATGAACATACTACACGTACGATGAATTCTGAATTACCGTTAAATCGAAGTATTGTGGAAAGTTTTATGTATGGAGTGGGAGGAACAATGTATGCAAGTGTTCTCTCCGACAAACATCAGTTTGCTTTCAATATGGGAGGCGGATACCATCATAGTTTTCCTGACAGAGCTGAGGGATTTTGTTACTTGAATGATGTTGCGATTGCCATTCGGAAACAAAAGGAATCCAAACCAAATTTAAATGCGTTGATTATTGACTTAGATTTACACCAAGGGAATGGTAATTCGTATATTTTTCAGTATGATGACAAAGTTTTCACATTTTCGATGCACCAAGGCAATCTTTACCCTAAGAAAGAAATATCTAACTTAGATGTGAATTTGGAAGCAAATATAAAAGACGATGAATACCTTTCCATTCTCAATACTTCATTAAATCAAATCCGAAAGGATTTTGATGCAAATATCATTTATTATGTTGCAGGGGCTGATCCTTATGAGGATGATTCTCTTGGAGAACTAAAAGTATCCATGAAAGGGTTAAAAGAAAGAGACGTGATGGTTAAAAAATTTGCTGAATCACTTAACATCCCTTGCGTTGTGACTTTAGCTGGTGGTTATGCAAGAGACTTTCGTGATACTGTTGAAATTCATTTTAATACAATCGCTGCATTTGGTGAAAAATAA
- the pyk gene encoding pyruvate kinase, with translation MLVDDKIPQKRTKIICTIGPASANRETILNLIYAGMDLARMNFSHSTHDYHKEIFELIRECEQESGKSIGILADLQGPKIRTGKLGTGPIELKSGDQIAINNKADFSGTKEEIGCTYQYILNDIDVGHKILIDDGKLAFVVKSKTKERAILETVIGGVLKDNKGINLPGTPISAPALSEKDIEDLQFALSLGVDYIALSFVRRASDLEMARQFMKDSYAGLIAKIERPEAIQNIEEIIDHCDGIMIARGDLGVELDTQYVPIIQKEMITKLNQRGKPVITATQMLETMIDNPRPTRAEASDVANAVMDGTDAVMLSGETASGKYPVETVKTMTSIIQAAEESEIYLSHLRSMDRSEFEVERTALGSAAESISRSIHAKAIINFTRSGYSSLLSSEFRPLNPIYSFTPFLGTARKMQLFWGVESYVMPMMDKFPDMISFMSKTLKSEGKLKSGDTVVILSGAPGSVAQTVDFIQIHKIK, from the coding sequence ATGCTGGTAGACGATAAAATCCCTCAAAAACGCACAAAAATTATATGTACCATTGGACCTGCCTCAGCGAATCGGGAAACTATTCTCAATTTAATTTATGCAGGTATGGACCTTGCTCGGATGAACTTTTCCCATTCCACTCATGATTACCACAAAGAGATTTTCGAATTGATCCGTGAATGTGAACAAGAATCGGGAAAATCAATTGGGATTTTAGCAGATTTACAGGGTCCAAAAATACGCACAGGGAAATTGGGCACAGGCCCTATCGAGTTAAAATCGGGTGACCAAATCGCCATCAACAACAAAGCAGATTTTTCAGGAACCAAAGAGGAAATCGGATGTACCTACCAGTACATTCTGAACGATATCGATGTTGGACATAAAATCCTCATCGATGATGGAAAACTTGCGTTTGTTGTAAAATCCAAAACAAAAGAACGAGCCATTTTGGAAACGGTAATTGGTGGAGTCTTAAAAGACAATAAAGGAATCAATTTACCAGGGACTCCCATTTCAGCACCTGCCCTTTCTGAAAAAGACATTGAAGACCTCCAATTTGCACTTTCACTGGGAGTTGATTACATTGCCCTATCATTTGTTAGACGAGCAAGTGATTTAGAAATGGCACGCCAATTTATGAAAGACAGTTACGCAGGATTGATCGCAAAAATTGAAAGACCGGAAGCCATTCAAAACATCGAAGAAATCATCGACCATTGTGACGGTATCATGATAGCAAGAGGTGATTTAGGGGTAGAACTTGACACACAATATGTCCCCATTATCCAAAAGGAAATGATCACAAAACTCAATCAAAGAGGAAAACCAGTGATCACCGCCACACAGATGTTAGAGACTATGATCGACAATCCAAGACCAACGAGAGCCGAAGCAAGTGATGTGGCAAACGCTGTTATGGATGGAACCGATGCAGTTATGTTATCTGGCGAAACTGCTTCTGGAAAATATCCCGTTGAAACTGTTAAAACTATGACTAGCATTATCCAAGCTGCAGAAGAATCAGAAATTTATTTGTCACACTTAAGGAGTATGGATCGTTCCGAATTTGAAGTGGAACGTACGGCTCTTGGAAGTGCTGCAGAATCAATTTCCAGATCCATACATGCAAAAGCCATTATCAACTTCACAAGGTCTGGTTATTCTTCTTTGTTATCATCTGAGTTTCGTCCACTCAATCCAATTTATTCTTTCACTCCCTTCTTAGGTACAGCAAGAAAGATGCAATTGTTTTGGGGTGTTGAATCCTATGTGATGCCAATGATGGATAAGTTCCCTGATATGATATCCTTTATGAGTAAAACATTAAAATCAGAAGGGAAACTAAAGTCGGGAGATACGGTTGTGATTTTGTCAGGTGCTCCAGGTTCAGTGGCACAAACAGTTGATTTTATCCAGATTCACAAAATCAAATAA
- a CDS encoding NAD(P)/FAD-dependent oxidoreductase yields MGKKPKIAIIGAGASGCFVAIQLFDAFSGNVSIEIFERSKEPLAKLRVSGGGRCNVTHQLFDPEQLSLRYPRGQKELRWAFETFQPKDTIDWFAKRGVTLKAEADGRMFPTTDKSETIIDCFLNELKKNKIPIHFEQGLVGIYKTEKDSESFRLLWEGGKEEFFDAIVLATGSNRKVWSMVEKLGHSIVNPVPSLFTLTLENTDLMELTGLVVPNAELKILPKGRPQKGPILITHWGLSGPCALRLSAWEARTLFDANYRVELSVNWVGGESTQFVEDQFLKKKETSPSEKITQDPNWKLPSRFFEWILKESEIQANKRYSDLSKPEIRNISLNLTQKKLQMVAKGVFKEEFVTAGGVNRKEIQFQTMESKVCKGLYFVGEVIDVDGITGGFNFQNAWTTSVIAAQGLRKTFVI; encoded by the coding sequence TTGGGTAAAAAACCCAAAATAGCAATCATTGGCGCGGGTGCTTCTGGATGTTTTGTCGCCATACAATTGTTTGATGCTTTCTCTGGAAATGTTTCCATTGAAATTTTTGAGAGGAGTAAAGAACCTCTCGCTAAACTTCGTGTATCTGGTGGTGGCAGATGTAATGTAACGCACCAGTTGTTTGATCCCGAACAACTGTCACTCCGTTATCCGCGAGGCCAAAAAGAATTACGTTGGGCATTTGAAACCTTCCAACCAAAAGACACAATCGATTGGTTTGCCAAAAGAGGTGTAACTCTGAAAGCAGAAGCCGATGGCAGGATGTTCCCAACTACAGATAAGTCAGAAACCATCATCGATTGTTTTTTGAATGAACTAAAAAAAAACAAAATCCCAATCCACTTCGAACAAGGATTAGTTGGAATTTATAAAACGGAAAAAGATTCCGAATCATTTCGATTATTATGGGAAGGTGGTAAAGAGGAATTTTTTGATGCCATTGTCCTTGCAACAGGTTCAAACCGAAAAGTTTGGAGTATGGTGGAAAAACTGGGACATTCCATTGTAAACCCAGTGCCTTCTTTATTTACGCTAACGTTAGAAAATACTGATTTGATGGAATTAACAGGATTGGTTGTTCCTAATGCAGAACTTAAAATTTTACCAAAGGGAAGACCTCAAAAAGGTCCAATCCTCATTACCCATTGGGGTCTCAGTGGTCCATGTGCACTTCGCCTTTCGGCTTGGGAAGCAAGGACTTTATTTGATGCCAACTACCGAGTGGAATTGTCTGTAAATTGGGTTGGTGGTGAATCCACTCAATTTGTTGAAGATCAGTTTTTGAAAAAAAAAGAAACTTCGCCTAGTGAAAAAATTACGCAAGATCCAAATTGGAAATTACCTTCTCGATTTTTTGAATGGATATTAAAGGAATCAGAAATTCAAGCAAACAAACGTTATTCGGATTTGAGTAAACCAGAAATTAGAAATATATCCTTAAACTTAACACAAAAAAAATTACAAATGGTTGCAAAAGGTGTTTTTAAAGAAGAGTTTGTGACTGCAGGTGGAGTGAACCGAAAAGAAATCCAATTCCAAACTATGGAAAGTAAGGTTTGTAAAGGATTGTATTTTGTGGGTGAAGTGATCGATGTAGATGGTATCACCGGCGGATTTAATTTTCAAAATGCTTGGACGACAAGTGTCATTGCCGCCCAAGGACTTCGGAAAACATTTGTTATTTGA
- a CDS encoding VOC family protein: protein MKYLHTMIRVQNLEKALHFFVGILGLKVSRQKEYPEGKFTLVFLSTGEKDSSEIELTYNWEQAEPYSVGRNFGHLAYEVDNIYETCEKIQSMGVVINRPPRDGRMAFVRSPDLISIELLQKGNPLPPKEPWVSMPNTGEW, encoded by the coding sequence ATGAAGTATTTACATACGATGATTCGTGTCCAAAATTTGGAGAAAGCTCTCCATTTTTTTGTCGGTATATTGGGCCTGAAAGTTTCTCGCCAGAAGGAATACCCAGAAGGTAAATTCACTCTCGTATTCTTATCCACTGGAGAGAAGGATAGTTCTGAAATCGAACTCACTTATAATTGGGAACAAGCTGAACCATATTCGGTAGGAAGGAATTTTGGTCACTTGGCATACGAAGTTGATAACATTTATGAAACTTGCGAAAAAATCCAATCGATGGGAGTTGTTATAAACAGACCACCTCGGGATGGCCGTATGGCATTTGTTAGGTCACCGGATCTGATTTCCATTGAGTTATTACAAAAAGGAAATCCCTTACCACCAAAAGAACCATGGGTTTCTATGCCAAATACGGGAGAGTGGTGA
- a CDS encoding sterol desaturase family protein, translating into MRLIESIVPFYFLLMIIEIVYTRIKKKEFYFFEDSLADLSLGVLSRIFDGLVLLGLVFVYDKLYHLSFGVETLSKFYLAPSSILHWLVLFVILDFLFYLAHRYSHEIKILWASHVVHHSSEEFNLSVALRQSFIRNIGIGIFYLPLALLGFPVESYLIIDALNRTYQFWVHTRAIHKLPNWFEAIFVTPSHHRVHHAMNPEYIDKNYGGVFIFWDKIFGTYCEETFEPRYGLTTQLHSYDPINANVHVLKDLFSDLIHTKNKWQGIVSFFSYPSVRPDDLQAVMDRGVRDPKLWLSHHYLELTNKVHNPVYHKASGNILYRVFLLIQFVFPTTLTLYFLKRMHLYSLLEVSSVFVLLVFSFYSLGKLLEGKKEWLSVEFPKYFSWLFLLLYFFKS; encoded by the coding sequence ATGAGACTGATTGAATCCATTGTTCCTTTTTATTTTCTACTCATGATCATCGAGATTGTTTACACTCGAATCAAAAAAAAAGAATTCTATTTTTTTGAAGACTCACTCGCAGATTTGAGTTTAGGTGTTTTAAGCCGAATCTTCGATGGTTTGGTATTACTCGGTCTTGTGTTCGTTTATGATAAACTCTATCATTTATCTTTTGGTGTAGAAACACTCTCCAAATTCTACTTAGCTCCATCTTCCATTTTGCATTGGTTGGTTTTATTTGTAATATTGGATTTTTTGTTTTATCTTGCCCACCGATATAGCCATGAAATTAAAATTTTGTGGGCATCTCACGTAGTTCACCATTCCAGTGAAGAGTTCAATTTGTCCGTTGCACTTAGGCAGTCTTTTATCAGAAATATCGGGATAGGTATCTTTTATTTACCTCTTGCTCTTTTGGGTTTTCCTGTTGAATCTTATTTGATCATCGATGCCCTCAATCGTACTTATCAATTTTGGGTGCATACTCGTGCGATTCATAAATTACCCAATTGGTTTGAAGCGATATTTGTCACCCCATCCCACCATAGGGTACACCATGCGATGAATCCTGAATACATTGATAAAAATTACGGTGGCGTATTTATTTTCTGGGATAAAATTTTTGGAACTTATTGTGAAGAAACATTTGAACCGAGATATGGACTTACAACGCAACTACATAGTTATGATCCCATTAATGCCAATGTACATGTATTAAAAGATTTATTCTCGGATTTGATTCATACGAAAAATAAATGGCAAGGGATTGTTTCCTTTTTTTCCTATCCATCTGTACGCCCCGATGATTTACAAGCGGTGATGGACCGAGGTGTTAGAGATCCTAAACTGTGGTTGTCACACCATTATTTAGAATTAACAAACAAGGTGCATAACCCAGTATATCACAAGGCATCAGGAAATATTTTGTATCGAGTGTTTTTGTTGATCCAATTCGTATTCCCCACAACACTCACTTTGTATTTCTTAAAACGTATGCACTTATATAGTCTTTTGGAAGTATCTTCTGTATTTGTTTTGTTAGTTTTTTCGTTCTATTCCCTAGGAAAATTATTGGAAGGGAAAAAAGAGTGGCTTTCGGTTGAATTTCCTAAGTATTTCTCTTGGCTATTTCTGCTCTTATATTTTTTTAAATCGTAG
- a CDS encoding ABC-type transport auxiliary lipoprotein, LBF_0736 family, whose amino-acid sequence MKFVIRIFIVSLFSIFFTQCFGVSKTFPEKRFFLIETNNAKQLFSPPKPRTFFVRKVFISQRFEGKEFVYRRDNAVYESDFYNGFFIPPSHNFKEEFSKSLIQSGNFEWDANLHTRVNVTHYIELNLSQLYGDFRSKEPKAVVEFEVVVYEDMNSISSPVFRKTYKQNITIEKKDAEALVIGWNSALNNAFTELNIDISKQLK is encoded by the coding sequence ATGAAATTTGTAATCCGCATATTTATAGTTAGTTTATTTAGTATTTTTTTCACCCAATGTTTTGGTGTAAGTAAAACGTTCCCCGAAAAAAGATTTTTTTTAATTGAGACAAATAATGCAAAACAGTTGTTTTCTCCTCCGAAACCAAGAACCTTTTTTGTGCGAAAAGTATTTATCTCACAAAGATTTGAAGGAAAGGAGTTTGTTTACCGAAGGGATAATGCCGTTTATGAATCTGATTTTTATAACGGATTTTTTATTCCTCCATCGCATAATTTCAAAGAAGAATTTTCGAAATCACTGATACAATCAGGGAATTTTGAATGGGATGCAAATTTACACACAAGAGTGAATGTAACTCATTACATCGAACTAAATTTATCACAATTGTACGGAGATTTTCGATCCAAAGAACCAAAGGCTGTTGTGGAATTTGAAGTTGTTGTTTATGAAGATATGAACAGTATTTCTTCACCAGTGTTTCGAAAAACATACAAACAAAATATCACAATTGAAAAAAAAGATGCAGAAGCACTTGTCATTGGTTGGAATTCCGCACTCAATAATGCATTCACAGAATTGAATATAGACATCAGTAAACAATTAAAATGA
- a CDS encoding MlaD family protein — protein MNQSNKIYFKVGIFVLVSFFTLILFLIVFTAGNIFQRSVSLETYFDESVQGLDIGSPVKHRGVKVGTVQEITFVQNEYADKLNEDTALRYGRYVLIKMSVPDFVKGVYGNDLKKTVERMIQSGLRVRLASQGLTGTAYLEVDYLNPEKNPPLSIEWEPKTVYIPSAPSTISRFTASVDKFFDKVEKADVDKILMGVGDLIKNLNQTILDARLGDLSREATSLLVDLRKTNGEVKALIASPETQNLPKKLDQSVSQLQTTLKRLDTLLAANQGDISTSIENLRIASEDLKEVTSNAKKYPSQFLFGDAPNKSKLWK, from the coding sequence ATGAACCAATCCAATAAAATCTATTTCAAAGTTGGAATTTTTGTTTTAGTTAGTTTTTTTACTCTAATCCTTTTCCTCATCGTATTCACGGCTGGTAATATTTTCCAAAGGTCAGTTAGTTTGGAAACTTACTTTGATGAGTCGGTCCAAGGTTTAGATATAGGATCTCCTGTGAAACACAGAGGTGTAAAGGTTGGAACCGTCCAAGAAATTACATTTGTACAAAATGAATATGCAGACAAACTAAACGAAGATACGGCTCTTCGGTATGGAAGGTATGTTCTCATTAAAATGTCCGTTCCCGATTTTGTGAAAGGTGTATATGGAAACGATTTAAAAAAGACGGTAGAAAGGATGATCCAAAGTGGTCTTCGTGTACGACTCGCCTCACAAGGATTAACTGGTACTGCATATTTAGAAGTGGATTATTTGAATCCTGAAAAAAATCCTCCTTTATCCATTGAGTGGGAACCAAAAACAGTTTATATTCCATCAGCTCCAAGTACCATCTCAAGATTTACAGCATCTGTTGATAAGTTCTTTGATAAGGTAGAAAAAGCTGACGTAGACAAAATTCTAATGGGTGTTGGTGATTTGATCAAAAATTTAAACCAAACGATTTTAGATGCAAGGCTTGGTGACCTTTCCCGGGAAGCAACTTCTTTACTTGTGGACCTACGGAAAACGAATGGAGAAGTAAAAGCGCTCATCGCAAGCCCAGAAACCCAAAATCTTCCTAAAAAATTAGACCAATCTGTTTCACAATTACAAACAACACTCAAACGATTGGATACATTGCTTGCAGCAAACCAAGGTGATATTTCTACTTCCATTGAAAACTTACGAATTGCTTCAGAAGACTTAAAAGAAGTGACATCAAATGCGAAAAAATATCCTTCCCAATTTCTATTTGGAGATGCACCAAACAAGTCTAAACTTTGGAAATGA
- a CDS encoding ABC transporter ATP-binding protein, whose protein sequence is MKEKPIIRVEHLTTGYGHSVIMEDISFDVYKGEIFGILGGSGCGKSTVLKNMIGLTKPFSGRIWIDEDDIVLAEGKQKVAIWNRIGVMYQQSALFGSMSLLENVRLPLEEFTNLPLPIMNEIVMTKLKMVGLFPFAHLSPSELSGGMKKRAAIARAMAMDPEIIFLDEPSAGLDPITSVELDYLIIRLSRTLGVTFVIVTHELPSVFTMADRVIVLDKSKKGIIAEGKPKDLKEKSKDPFVRQFFNRIPQESAPL, encoded by the coding sequence ATGAAAGAGAAACCAATCATTCGTGTCGAACACCTAACAACTGGATATGGTCACTCTGTGATCATGGAAGATATATCTTTTGATGTTTATAAAGGAGAAATCTTCGGCATACTTGGTGGTTCTGGTTGTGGAAAATCAACTGTGCTTAAGAACATGATTGGCTTAACAAAACCATTCAGTGGAAGGATTTGGATTGATGAGGATGACATCGTTCTTGCAGAAGGCAAACAAAAAGTCGCAATCTGGAACCGAATCGGTGTTATGTACCAACAAAGTGCATTGTTTGGTTCCATGTCTCTTTTAGAAAATGTGCGACTGCCATTAGAAGAATTCACAAACTTACCATTACCCATCATGAATGAGATTGTCATGACCAAACTAAAAATGGTAGGTTTGTTTCCATTTGCGCATTTGAGTCCCTCCGAATTATCAGGGGGAATGAAAAAACGAGCTGCCATCGCCAGAGCAATGGCAATGGATCCTGAAATTATTTTTTTAGATGAACCAAGTGCTGGTCTTGACCCCATTACCAGTGTAGAACTTGATTATTTAATCATACGTTTGTCGAGAACCTTAGGAGTTACATTTGTGATCGTTACACATGAATTACCATCAGTATTTACAATGGCTGATCGTGTGATTGTGTTAGATAAATCAAAAAAAGGAATCATAGCCGAAGGAAAACCTAAAGACTTAAAAGAAAAATCAAAAGATCCTTTTGTTAGACAATTTTTCAATCGAATCCCACAGGAGAGTGCTCCCTTATGA